The Ruegeria sp. YS9 genome contains a region encoding:
- the katG gene encoding catalase/peroxidase HPI — protein MDGTPHNHQSGGCPVMHGGNTGTGNSVTKWWPDSLNLDILSQHDTRTNPMDADYNHREAVKGLDFKAVRADVEALLTDSQDWWPADWGHYGGLMIRLAWHSAGSYRLGDGRGGAGSGNIRFAPLNSWPDNASLDKARRLLWPVKKKYGNALSWADLIVLSGTVAYEVMGLKTFGFGFGREEIWGPEKDVYWGSENQWLAPSENRYGDLETPGTLENPLGAVHMGLIYVNPEGVNGNPDPAKTALHIRETFARMAMDDEETAALTCGGHTVGKAHGAMPGDNIGAEPEACPVSSQGLGWENPDQNGKAANAFTSGIEGAWTKEPLKFDMGYFDYLFGYEWELGKSPAGAHQWQPVDMPEDEKPVDPTDPTVRRMPMMTDADMAMKVDPTYNAICQKFMADPDYFADTFARAWFKLTHRDMGPRANYYGPDVPSEDLIWQDPIPAGSTDYDIDAVKAKIADSGLTAVEMITTAWDSARTFRGSDKRGGANGARIRLAPQKDWAGNEPERLAKVLGVLEPIAAETGASIADVIVLAGNVGLEQAIKAAGFDVAVPFSAGRGDASDEQTDVDSFSVLEPLADGFRNWQLKEYAVSPEAMMLDRAQLLGLTAAEMTVLVGGLRVLGANHGGSPHGVFTDRVGQLTTDFFVNLTDMSLSWHPVDGGTYELRDRASGEVKFTATSADLVFGSNSILRSYAEVYAQDDNAEKFVRDFVAAWTKIMNNDRFDLVA, from the coding sequence ATGGACGGTACCCCCCACAATCATCAATCCGGCGGCTGCCCCGTCATGCATGGCGGCAATACTGGAACGGGCAATTCCGTCACCAAGTGGTGGCCGGACTCGCTGAACCTGGACATTCTGAGCCAGCACGACACGCGCACCAACCCGATGGATGCGGATTACAATCACCGAGAAGCGGTCAAGGGCCTGGACTTCAAGGCGGTTCGTGCCGATGTCGAGGCGCTGCTGACCGACAGTCAGGACTGGTGGCCGGCAGACTGGGGTCACTACGGTGGCCTGATGATCCGTCTGGCGTGGCACTCGGCCGGGTCTTACCGTCTGGGGGATGGTCGAGGTGGCGCCGGTTCGGGCAACATCCGGTTTGCGCCGCTGAATTCATGGCCGGACAATGCAAGCCTGGACAAAGCCCGGCGTCTGTTGTGGCCGGTGAAAAAGAAATACGGCAACGCGCTGTCCTGGGCTGACCTGATCGTTCTGTCGGGCACGGTGGCCTATGAAGTCATGGGGCTGAAGACCTTTGGCTTTGGGTTTGGTCGCGAAGAAATCTGGGGGCCCGAGAAAGATGTTTACTGGGGGTCGGAAAACCAGTGGCTGGCCCCGTCCGAGAATCGCTATGGCGATCTGGAAACCCCCGGCACGCTGGAAAACCCTCTGGGTGCGGTGCATATGGGCCTGATCTATGTGAACCCCGAAGGCGTGAACGGCAATCCGGATCCGGCCAAAACCGCGCTGCATATCCGTGAGACCTTTGCCCGTATGGCGATGGATGACGAAGAGACCGCGGCGTTGACCTGCGGTGGTCATACGGTCGGCAAGGCCCATGGTGCGATGCCAGGCGACAATATCGGCGCCGAGCCCGAAGCCTGCCCCGTGTCCAGCCAGGGTCTGGGATGGGAGAACCCTGATCAGAACGGTAAAGCGGCCAATGCCTTTACCTCGGGGATCGAAGGGGCGTGGACGAAAGAGCCCCTGAAATTTGACATGGGCTATTTCGACTATCTGTTCGGCTATGAATGGGAGCTGGGCAAATCACCCGCCGGTGCCCATCAGTGGCAGCCCGTCGACATGCCGGAAGACGAAAAGCCGGTCGACCCGACCGACCCCACTGTTCGTCGCATGCCGATGATGACCGATGCGGACATGGCGATGAAGGTCGACCCGACCTACAACGCGATCTGTCAGAAATTCATGGCGGATCCGGACTATTTTGCCGATACATTCGCACGTGCCTGGTTCAAGTTGACTCACCGCGACATGGGTCCGCGCGCCAACTATTATGGCCCGGATGTGCCGTCAGAAGACCTGATCTGGCAGGATCCGATCCCGGCTGGTTCGACAGATTATGACATTGATGCCGTCAAGGCCAAGATCGCAGACAGCGGCCTGACCGCGGTCGAGATGATCACCACCGCCTGGGACAGTGCCCGCACCTTCCGTGGCTCGGACAAGCGCGGTGGCGCAAATGGGGCGCGCATCCGACTGGCGCCGCAAAAGGACTGGGCAGGCAACGAGCCAGAGCGTCTGGCAAAAGTGCTGGGTGTGCTGGAACCGATCGCGGCTGAAACCGGTGCCTCGATTGCCGACGTGATCGTTCTGGCGGGCAATGTCGGGCTGGAGCAGGCGATCAAGGCCGCAGGCTTTGACGTGGCGGTTCCGTTCTCGGCCGGTCGCGGCGACGCGTCGGACGAGCAGACCGATGTGGACAGTTTCTCGGTACTTGAGCCGCTGGCGGACGGGTTCCGCAACTGGCAGCTGAAGGAATACGCGGTCTCGCCAGAGGCAATGATGCTGGATCGTGCGCAACTGCTGGGTCTGACTGCGGCCGAGATGACCGTTCTGGTCGGTGGTCTGCGTGTGCTGGGTGCCAACCATGGCGGATCGCCGCATGGTGTCTTCACTGACCGGGTGGGCCAGCTGACAACCGACTTTTTCGTCAACCTGACGGATATGTCGCTGAGCTGGCATCCGGTTGACGGAGGCACCTATGAGCTGCGCGACCGCGCCTCGGGTGAGGTCAAGTTCACCGCAACCAGCGCAGATCTGGTCTTCGGCTCGAACTCGATCCTGCGCAGCTATGCTGAGGTCTACGCTCAGGACGACAATGCCGAGAAGTTCGTGCGCGACTTTGTGGCGGCATGGACCAAGATCATGAACAACGACCGGTTCGATCTGGTTGCCTGA
- a CDS encoding hydrogen peroxide-inducible genes activator, giving the protein MKTLTLKHLRYFEALATHGHFGKAAAASAISQPALSIQIKELEAIMGGPLVERAARQTRLTALGEDVLKHGREILTRVEDLGKLVQSPSGPLSGRIRIGVIPTVAPYLLPSIIKALSQRFPQLTIEPKETITKTLIGEILDSKLDFGVVALPVSEPNLREFSLFNEDFLLVRPAQDANLPMPSSSQLRTMRLLLLEEGHCFRDQALSFCSIRNIEPQHIMEGSSLSTLVQMVGAGIGVTLIPEMAVGLETRSADVSIARFQDTPPTRTIGLIWRKTNPLSENLLKIGAIIRKTAEENTWGVKLPQPETTG; this is encoded by the coding sequence ATGAAAACACTGACCCTCAAACACCTGCGCTATTTCGAGGCGCTCGCCACGCATGGCCACTTTGGCAAAGCGGCTGCGGCCAGTGCGATATCGCAGCCCGCGCTTTCCATACAAATCAAAGAGCTGGAAGCAATCATGGGTGGGCCGCTGGTCGAACGCGCGGCCCGGCAAACCCGCCTGACAGCACTTGGCGAAGACGTGCTGAAACATGGCCGCGAAATCCTGACCCGAGTCGAGGATCTGGGGAAATTGGTGCAATCCCCCTCAGGCCCCCTGTCGGGCCGCATCAGAATCGGGGTCATTCCCACGGTTGCACCTTATCTGCTGCCCTCGATCATCAAAGCGTTGTCGCAGCGATTCCCACAACTGACCATTGAACCCAAGGAAACGATAACCAAGACGTTGATCGGTGAAATTCTGGATTCGAAACTGGATTTCGGCGTCGTTGCCCTGCCCGTCTCGGAACCCAACCTCCGAGAGTTCTCGCTGTTCAACGAAGATTTTCTGCTGGTTCGCCCGGCGCAGGATGCCAACCTGCCGATGCCAAGTTCGTCGCAGCTCAGAACCATGCGCCTGCTGTTGCTGGAAGAGGGGCATTGCTTCAGGGATCAGGCCCTGTCCTTCTGTTCGATCCGCAACATCGAACCGCAGCACATCATGGAGGGCAGTTCGCTTTCCACACTGGTTCAGATGGTCGGCGCCGGCATCGGTGTGACCCTGATACCGGAAATGGCGGTCGGGCTGGAAACCCGATCCGCGGATGTGTCCATTGCCCGGTTTCAGGACACGCCGCCGACACGGACGATCGGTCTGATCTGGCGAAAGACCAACCCGCTCAGCGAAAACCTATTGAAGATCGGCGCGATCATCCGCAAAACGGCCGAAGAAAACACGTGGGGCGTGAAGCTGCCACAGCCCGAAACAACCGGCTGA
- a CDS encoding carboxymuconolactone decarboxylase family protein, translated as MSAWIEMISDDKAEGRLKELLDKARTPHGTVDTVMRVHSLRPETMNGHVTLYRSVLHSDDNQLPFWFLEVVASYTSILNDCTYSLTHHFMNVRNLLKDQPRSDRIFVALKAHRPEDEFEGRELALLRYAAKLTTDVGKMVKSDFEALKIAGCEDGEILEVNQVCAYFNYSNRLLNGLGATTENDVIGYYTGDA; from the coding sequence ATGAGCGCTTGGATCGAGATGATCTCGGACGACAAGGCCGAGGGCCGCCTGAAAGAGCTGCTGGACAAGGCCCGCACCCCACATGGCACCGTGGACACGGTCATGCGTGTGCATTCATTGCGGCCCGAAACGATGAACGGGCATGTGACGCTGTACCGTTCGGTCCTGCATTCCGATGACAACCAGTTGCCATTCTGGTTCCTCGAAGTTGTCGCCAGCTATACCTCGATCCTGAACGATTGCACCTATTCCCTGACCCATCACTTCATGAACGTGCGCAACCTGCTGAAGGACCAGCCGCGCAGCGACCGGATTTTCGTCGCGCTCAAGGCGCATCGGCCCGAGGACGAATTCGAAGGCAGGGAACTGGCGCTGCTGCGCTATGCCGCCAAGCTGACGACGGATGTCGGCAAAATGGTCAAGTCCGACTTCGAAGCGCTCAAGATTGCAGGCTGTGAGGATGGCGAGATCCTGGAGGTCAATCAGGTCTGCGCCTATTTCAATTATTCAAACCGGTTGCTGAACGGGTTGGGGGCAACGACCGAGAATGATGTGATCGGCTATTACACCGGTGACGCCTGA
- a CDS encoding aromatic ring-hydroxylating dioxygenase subunit alpha, which yields MRPDLAGAEGFIRNSWYVAGRSEDFGRSLSAVRMLDEEIVIYRDTAGKAIALEDACPHRKLPLSRGTIEGDHVVCGYHGLTFGCGGECVSAPTQLDNPPRRAAVHAYPAEDRWGFLWLWMGDPDKASTGDIIDIPNFDNPSWGKTGTGAMEMACHYLYIIDNLLDPSHVAWVHLTSFAGAGTDNRPLDLEETESGVIVSRWIAGEPAPPYYAPILPFGPSCDRKQHYECRLPSTAINMSVYTPAGEGGADRPLSPNAFVNISYNFITPVDAETSRYFWFQHRNMHADDTAMSQRMFEGAVMAFNEDKEVLEHVQTGMARRKTGYINLGLDAGAMRFRARVAKLIAQQAG from the coding sequence ATGCGTCCTGATCTGGCCGGAGCAGAGGGGTTTATTCGCAACAGCTGGTACGTCGCCGGACGGTCCGAGGATTTTGGCCGCAGCCTGAGCGCCGTACGAATGCTGGACGAAGAGATCGTGATCTACCGTGACACAGCGGGCAAAGCGATCGCGTTGGAGGATGCTTGCCCGCATAGAAAGCTGCCGCTGTCTCGGGGCACCATCGAAGGGGATCATGTGGTTTGCGGCTATCACGGTCTGACATTCGGCTGCGGCGGTGAATGTGTCAGCGCCCCGACACAGCTGGACAATCCTCCGCGCCGCGCCGCCGTGCATGCGTACCCGGCCGAAGACCGCTGGGGGTTTCTTTGGTTGTGGATGGGGGACCCGGATAAAGCCAGCACAGGCGATATCATCGACATCCCCAATTTCGACAACCCGTCCTGGGGCAAGACCGGGACCGGCGCGATGGAGATGGCGTGCCATTACCTTTACATTATCGACAACCTGCTGGATCCAAGCCATGTGGCCTGGGTGCATCTGACCTCGTTTGCCGGGGCGGGAACCGACAACCGCCCGCTGGATCTTGAAGAAACCGAAAGCGGCGTCATTGTTTCGCGCTGGATCGCGGGTGAACCCGCGCCGCCCTACTATGCGCCGATACTGCCGTTCGGGCCAAGTTGCGACCGCAAGCAGCATTACGAATGCCGTCTGCCGTCCACTGCGATCAACATGTCCGTTTACACTCCGGCCGGAGAAGGCGGGGCGGATCGGCCGTTGTCGCCCAATGCCTTTGTGAATATTTCGTACAATTTCATCACACCGGTCGATGCGGAAACATCGCGGTATTTCTGGTTCCAGCACCGCAACATGCACGCGGATGACACAGCCATGTCGCAGCGCATGTTCGAAGGCGCGGTCATGGCCTTCAACGAGGACAAAGAGGTTCTGGAACACGTTCAGACCGGCATGGCGCGGCGCAAGACCGGCTATATCAACCTCGGGCTGGACGCAGGCGCGATGCGGTTCCGCGCACGGGTTGCAAAGCTGATCGCGCAGCAGGCCGGCTGA
- a CDS encoding carboxymuconolactone decarboxylase family protein encodes MNWKDFMAETEANIGTFSKEVPETVRGFGIMGKAAKTDGALSEKTKEFMALGIAIATRCDSCIGFHVRSLVRLGATRAQMCEALAMATYMGGGPSYAYSAKALRAFDEFSE; translated from the coding sequence ATGAACTGGAAAGATTTCATGGCCGAGACCGAGGCCAATATCGGAACCTTCTCGAAAGAAGTGCCGGAAACCGTGCGCGGCTTTGGCATCATGGGCAAGGCGGCTAAGACTGACGGGGCGCTGAGCGAGAAGACCAAGGAGTTCATGGCGCTCGGCATTGCGATTGCGACCCGCTGCGACAGCTGCATCGGATTCCACGTGCGTTCGCTGGTTCGACTGGGCGCCACCCGCGCTCAGATGTGCGAGGCATTGGCCATGGCCACCTATATGGGCGGCGGGCCGTCCTATGCCTACAGCGCCAAGGCGCTCAGGGCTTTTGACGAGTTTTCGGAGTAA
- a CDS encoding amino acid ABC transporter permease, whose product MKKLLLILPLLLLAGCSSSQTWGWYVIDPTTASGWTNVKFLISGMGATIQISLIAAVLSIVIGLLVALPGLSEKRGWRVVNRVYVEFIRAIPLLPMLFWVFYGLPIVFQSMGLNIPIDPFWGAIITLAISDSAFTAEIYRAGIQSIARGQREAAQTIGLNYVQTMRYVILPQAIRRILPPLANQFIYIVKMSAFASVIGMQELTRRANELVVTEYRPLEIYTLLIFEYLILVLIISAGVRWLERRMGADERG is encoded by the coding sequence GCAGGCTGTTCGTCGTCGCAGACCTGGGGCTGGTACGTCATCGATCCGACGACGGCCTCGGGTTGGACCAATGTGAAATTCCTGATCTCGGGGATGGGCGCGACGATCCAGATTTCCCTGATCGCCGCCGTTCTGTCGATCGTCATCGGATTGCTGGTCGCCCTGCCGGGATTGTCCGAAAAACGTGGCTGGCGGGTTGTGAACCGGGTTTACGTGGAGTTCATCCGCGCCATTCCCCTGTTGCCGATGCTGTTCTGGGTGTTTTACGGCTTGCCCATCGTGTTTCAGTCGATGGGTCTGAACATCCCCATCGATCCCTTCTGGGGGGCGATCATAACGCTGGCGATTTCAGACAGCGCCTTTACGGCCGAGATCTATCGCGCAGGTATTCAATCCATTGCGCGTGGACAGCGCGAGGCGGCGCAGACCATCGGGCTGAACTATGTGCAGACCATGCGCTATGTGATTCTGCCGCAGGCGATCCGGCGCATTCTGCCGCCTTTGGCAAACCAGTTCATCTACATCGTCAAGATGAGCGCCTTTGCCAGCGTCATCGGGATGCAGGAACTGACCCGCCGTGCGAATGAATTGGTGGTGACGGAATACCGCCCGCTGGAAATCTATACCCTGCTGATTTTCGAATACCTGATCCTGGTTTTGATCATCTCGGCCGGGGTGCGCTGGCTGGAGCGTCGCATGGGCGCGGATGAGCGCGGATAA